The Thermoplasma sp. Kam2015 genome has a segment encoding these proteins:
- a CDS encoding MarR family winged helix-turn-helix transcriptional regulator, translating to MDEKTCSSKAIQVWRLYVDLWKLWYKKAERDLNGVNLSVTEFTIMRQLSENGPLSMATIASSINVTPGWVTGVIDKMEDKGLVVRKREEADRRIIKISLTDHGKEVYEEAKKKHFSFIEKSLSGLNDSDLDMAYKILSKMIASINALE from the coding sequence ATGGATGAAAAAACTTGCAGTTCAAAGGCGATTCAGGTATGGCGCCTTTACGTTGACCTATGGAAACTATGGTATAAGAAGGCAGAACGTGATCTCAATGGCGTCAATCTATCGGTCACTGAATTCACAATCATGAGGCAGTTGTCCGAGAATGGCCCCCTTTCAATGGCTACCATAGCCAGCTCTATAAATGTAACGCCAGGATGGGTCACCGGGGTTATAGACAAGATGGAAGATAAGGGCCTTGTTGTCAGGAAGCGGGAGGAAGCAGACCGAAGAATAATTAAGATATCGTTGACAGATCACGGTAAAGAAGTGTATGAAGAGGCAAAGAAGAAACACTTCAGTTTCATAGAGAAATCATTATCAGGGTTAAATGATTCCGATCTGGATATGGCTTATAAAATACTCTCTAAAATGATAGCAAGTATAAACGCTTTGGAATAG